One stretch of Littorina saxatilis isolate snail1 unplaced genomic scaffold, US_GU_Lsax_2.0 scaffold_334, whole genome shotgun sequence DNA includes these proteins:
- the LOC138954813 gene encoding uncharacterized protein, with the protein MPCGNLLLSSAVVLSGCSPKKILRLFYLLNVRYILESTFFWDQRHFIFSTVERKWKREQSELISQLQDEGRSLELIGDGRSDSPGHCAKYGTYTLIEQGLGKVLDIQIVQEMSSSGHQDVTWLD; encoded by the exons ATGCCCTGCGGGAACCTGCTCCTGTCATCAGCTGTTGTGCTCTCTGGCTGCAGCCCGAAAAAAATTCTCCGGCTGTTTTACCTGCTCAATGTGCGTTACATTTTGGAGAGCACGTTCTTCTGGGATCAGCGGCACTTCATTTTTTCTACAGTGGAAAGAAAATGGAAACGGGAGCAGTCAGAGCTCATTTCGCAGCTTCAGGACGAGGGAAGAAGTCTAGAGCTGATTGGTGATGGGCGGTCAGATAGCCCAGGACACTGTGCCAAATATGGCACATACACTCTCATCGAACAGGGACTGGGGAAAGTCCTGGATATACAGATTGTGCAG GAGATGTCATCCAGTGGCCACCAAGATGTGACCTGGCTCGATTAG